From the genome of Meleagris gallopavo isolate NT-WF06-2002-E0010 breed Aviagen turkey brand Nicholas breeding stock chromosome 1 unlocalized genomic scaffold, Turkey_5.1 Chr1_random_deg7180001684809, whole genome shotgun sequence:
TATGAATATAACAAAAACAGGAGACTTCCTAGATGTCATTCTGATCTTCCTTTCCTTACAGAGAAGCGCTTCTTCAGGCGTTCCAAGTCAGGTGACATCCTCGCCAAGAACCCCGTGGTGCGATCGAAAAGCTACAATAATCCACTGCTGACACCAGTAGCTGAGTACGAAACAGAGGGTATGGCTGCCAACGGGACAAGCATCCGAAGGCACTCTGTTTCAGAAATGACTTcctgcctggagctgcagggctaCTCCAACCTCACCACCATCATGGACAACGGTTCTAAGGGCTCCGTGACGGCCACAAAAAACTTGCTGTCCGACCAGGAGCGGTCCAGCGCTGGGTCAGCGCAGTGCTCTGGCAAACTCAGCACAGTGGAGCAACAGAAAGGACACTTCCACTCAATGGACGACCCACATAGGTCTTTTGAGCTGGACAGGGACCCTTCCTTGATTCCTGTTCCTTCTTCTAGCCCTGAGAACATAGTGGATCAGATTTTAGAGTCCATAGACTCTGATTCTGAAGgcatttttattgattttggCAGAGGCTGTTCCAAATCAACAGCATACAATGTGGACGTGAACAGACAGAGCGTCTTGTGAAGGACAGCAGGACACGAGCCTTGGGTTTTCATGTTATACAAGAAAGCTACTAACGTGTTGAGTCAGACCATGGGCACAACCTACGTGTGTCTAGGGCACAACCTCAGCTGTGTTGAAGTATAAAAACACCACAGTTTACAGCAGGCAGGAATCAGCTGCCTGTGGGGAGAAACCCTGATGACttctccctgtccccatcctctGCGTTCTCGTTTCTTACT
Proteins encoded in this window:
- the LOC104915413 gene encoding proline-rich protein 5-like, giving the protein EYNKNRRLPRCHSDLPFLTEKRFFRRSKSGDILAKNPVVRSKSYNNPLLTPVAEYETEGMAANGTSIRRHSVSEMTSCLELQGYSNLTTIMDNGSKGSVTATKNLLSDQERSSAGSAQCSGKLSTVEQQKGHFHSMDDPHRSFELDRDPSLIPVPSSSPENIVDQILESIDSDSEGIFIDFGRGCSKSTAYNVDVNRQSVL